In one window of Littorina saxatilis isolate snail1 linkage group LG11, US_GU_Lsax_2.0, whole genome shotgun sequence DNA:
- the LOC138980063 gene encoding aspartyl/asparaginyl beta-hydroxylase-like, translating to MLQGEAEKSSRETTNNRQKTQAPESKTTTSTPKRAAESTTTTTTTTTTTTTPPPPPATKPEKVQEKEKKPEVKQEEIKKSEEKKQVKEKVPESKEKPATDSHKTDKSKDKAEKKVDEKAQKDGSAQDKTAQKEKKPEQEREKKEEPRKETKKQESEAAEKDNKSQKDSPKEDKTVKKVEPPTPEAKAKDDVVPKKQDEAAKKEEKSQKDIPKEDKTVKKVEPPTTEAKTKDDVVPQEPVVAGIKVKTTPKKDKEAASDTVKQTEDKKTQQETGTKDSAADGSKTDQKKPAEKKDEKATQKPAEKKDDKATQKPAEKKDEKATQKPAEKKDEEATKKPAEKQDEKATQKPTEKKDEKATQKPAEKKDENVTQKPAEKKDEKVADKDKGKSKDVPASEKPGEPAKDKAPEDQKPADKSKDKPVEQKPEEKKPPTQKPTEEKVAEKSKDKPENTRPTEKAQDKPADKKPTDQKPAENTKDKPLEQKKPEEVKKQPEEKANDKTQEQKLSEKSIDKPVLPKTEEKSKEKPETKPVETPADQKTAEKSKDKPVDAKSQEKSKPPVTKPDTKVTDKPTGQKTAEKLKDEKPDPKKTEEAVKKEVNQKQTEKAQQAADDKQSAQEAAAKKLTETTDTKSAVKTDPNYAKSAITNAADYEIREKLDEADDLFEKEKYEDALRKYDNILRKNTNSPRGQFGRSEVLDKLAEQRKSNELLEQCIQGYEQLFSETKDAPLDLIKIAGRRLANRQQFRGWGAMSAKTLKQLTEKFPDDMALQKELGVSYLMSGKNDRAREVFSKVLKVQPDDGFAKVHLGFIIKTQDNAMEAAIPLLRAGIDSGEKGTQDGRFFFHLGDAYQRLGRGDEARKLFKHGAEIGLFLSPDQRSLYNVKTLTGRPWWTPEQSGYQHYLKLLEDNWQTIREEGMKQLDVKTGLFKPEAENLREKGDWKQLTLYQQGRRNKGVCEVVPKTCELIEQIPEAKGCKRGQVKFSVMHPGVHVWPHCGPTNCRIRAHLGLVVPEGPRIRVVNETRTWQEGKFIIFDDSFEHEVWHDGESVRMVLIVDFWHPELTEFEKRTLAPI from the exons ATGCTTCAAGGCGAAGCAGAGAAATCGTCCCGTGAAACGACCAACAATCGGCAGAAAACACAAGCACCAGAGTCCAAGACCACCACCAGTACACCAAAACGTGCTGCAGAAtctacaacaacaaccaccactaccaccaccacaacaacaactccGCCCCCACCTCCTGCGACAAAGCCTGAGAAGGttcaagagaaagagaagaagccTGAAGTCAAGCAAGAGGAGATCAAAAAGAGCGAAGAAAAGAAACAGGTGAAGGAAAAGGTCCCCGAGAGTAAAGAGAAACCTGCCACTGACAGCCACAAAACTGACAAGTCAAAGGATAAAGCGGAAAAGAAGGTAGATGAAAAAGCGCAGAAAGATGGTTCGGCTCAAGATAAAACAGCTCAAAAGGAGAAGAAACCTGAGCAggaaagagagaagaaagaagaacCCAGGAAAGAGACCAAGAAGCAAGAAAGTGAGGCAGCTGAAAAGGATAACAAATCTCAGAAAGACAGTCCTAAAGAGGATAAGACAGTGAAGAAGGTAGAACCCCCTACCCCTGAAGCTAAAGCGAAAGACGATGTTGTTCCTAAGAAGCAAGACGAGGCAgccaaaaaggaagaaaagtcTCAGAAAGACATTCCGAAAGAGGATAAGACAGTAAAGAAGGTAGAGCCCCCCACCACTGAAGCTAAAACGAAAGACGACGTTGTTCCACAAGAACCAGTGGTAGCGGGCatcaaagtgaaaacaacaCCCAAGAAGGATAAGGAAGCTGCTTCGGACACAGTCAAACAAACGGAGGACAAGAAAACCCAGCAAGAAACAGGCACAAAAGACTCTGCTGCTGACGGCAGCAAAACAGACCAGAAGAAACCTGCTGAGAAAAAAGACGAAAAAGCTACACAGAAGCCTGCTGAGAAAAAGGACGATAAAGCTACACAGAAGCCTGCTGAGAAAAAGGACGAAAAAGCTACACAGAAGCCTGCTGAGAAAAAGGACGAAGAAGCTACAAAGAAGCCTGCTGAGAAACAGGACGAAAAAGCTACACAGAAGCCTACCGAGAAAAAGGACGAAAAAGCTACACAGAAGCCTGCCGAGAAGAAGGACGAAAACGTTACACAGAAGCCTGCTgagaaaaaagatgaaaaagTTGCGGACAAGGATAAAGGAAAATCAAAAGATGTACCAGCCAGTGAAAAGCCAGGGGAACCAGCAAAGGACAAAGCTCCAGAAGATCAGAAACCGGCAGACAAGTCAAAGGATAAGCCAGTGGAACAAAAACCAGAAGAGAAAAAGCCACCAACCCAAAAACCAACAGAAGAAAAGGTGGCTGAAAAATCAAAGGACAAACCAGAGAATACGAGGCCAACAGAAAAAGCCCAGGATAAACCAGCAGATAAGAAGCCAACAGATCAAAAACCAGCAGAAAATACAAAAGACAAACCGTTGGAACAAAAGAAACCAGAGGAAGTAAAGAAACAGCCAGAAGAAAAAGCAAATGATAAAACACAGGAGCAAAAGTTATCAGAGAAATCTATAGACAAACCAGTACTtccaaaaacagaagaaaaatcaaAGGAAAAGCCAGAGACAAAACCAGTGGAAACACCAGCTGATCAAAAGACAGCAGAGAAATCAAAAGACAAACCTGTAGATGCAAAGTCACAAGAAAAATCAAAACCGCCTGTTACAAAACCAGATACAAAAGTAACAGATAAACCTACAGGTCAGAAAACAGCAGAGAAATTAAAGGATGAAAAACCAGATCCAAAGAAAACCGAGGAAGCGGTAAAGAAAGAGGTGAACCAAAAGCAGACAGAAAAGGCACAGCAAGCTGCTGATGATAAACAATCAGCACAAGAAGCAGCAGCTAAGAAATTGACAGAGACGACAGATACAAAATCAGCGGTGAAAACAGATCCCAATTATGCAAAGTCTGCAATAACCAACGCTGCTGATTACGAGATTCGTGAAAAACTGGATGAAGCTGATGATTTATTTGAAAAG GAAAAATATGAAGATGCACTTCGCAAGTATGACAACATTCTTCGCAAGAACACAAATAGTCCAAGGGGCCAGTTCGGCCGATCGGAGGTACTGGATAAACTGGCCGAGCAGAGGAAAAGCAACGAACTCTTGGAGCAGTGCATCCAGGGATATGAACAACTTTTCAGCGAAACTAAAGACGCCCCGCTAGATCTGATCAAAATCGCTGGTCGACGACTCGCCAATCGGCAGCAATTTAGAG GATGGGGAGCAATGTCTGCCAAGACGCTGAAGCAACTGACAGAGAAATTCCCCGATGACATGGCGCTGCAGAAAGAGCTAGGCGTCAGTTACCTCATGTCTGGAAAGAACGACCGGGCCAGGGAGGTCTTTTCCAAA GTTTTGAAGGTGCAGCCTGACGATGGGTTCGCCAAAGTTCACCTGGGTTTCATCATCAAGACGCAAGACAACGCTATGGAGGCTGCCATTCCCCTGCTTCGGGCAGGCATCGACAGCGGCGAGAAGGGAACACAAGATGGCCGATTCTTCTTCCACCTGGGGGACGCTTATCAGAGGCTGGGTCGCGGGGATGAG GCTAGAAAACTGTTCAAGCACGGAGCAGAGATTGGCTTGTTCCTGTCACCTGACCAGCGCTCGCTGTACAACGTCAAGACCTTGACGGGCCGACCTTGGTGGACGCCTGAGCAGAGTGGCTATCAGCATTATCTCAAG CTTTTGGAGGACAACTGGCAGACGATCAGAGAAGAGGGAATGAAGCAGCTGGACGTAAAGACAGGGCTCTTCAAACCAGAGGCAGAAAACCTGAGAGAGAAGGGAGACTGGAAGCAGCTCACCCTATACCAACAGG GTCGGCGGAACAAGGGCGTGTGTGAGGTGGTGCCCAAGACGTGTGAACTCATCGAGCAGATTCCTGAAGCCAAGGGCTGCAAGAGAGGACAG GTGAAATTCTCTGTCATGCATCCTGGTGTACATGTGTGGCCTCACTGTGGTCCCACTAACTGCCGCATCAGAGCGCACTTGGGTCTGGTGGTACCCGAGGGGCCCAGGATCAGAGTGGTCAATGAGACCAG GACATGGCAGGAAGGGAAGTTCATCATCTTCGACGACTCGTTTGAACATGAGGTCTGGCATGACGGGGAATCTGTGCGAATGGTTCTTATTGTGGATTTCTGGCACCCCGAGCTCACGGAATTCGAGAAACGTACATTGGCGCCCATCTAA